In the genome of Pempheris klunzingeri isolate RE-2024b chromosome 11, fPemKlu1.hap1, whole genome shotgun sequence, one region contains:
- the LOC139210159 gene encoding ER membrane protein complex subunit 3 has product MAGPELLLDSSIRLWVVLPIVFITFFVGIIRHYVTQLLQSDKKVDLEQVSDSQVLLRSRILRENGKYIPRQSFAMRKHYFNNTETGFFKKVKRKVVPKNPMTDTSMLTDMMKGNLTNVLPMILIGGWINWAFSGFVITKVPFPLTLRFKPMLQRGIDLLSLDASWVSSASWYFLNVFGLRSMYSLILGQDNAADQSRIMQDQMTGAAMAMPPDPNKAFKSEWEALEIVEHKWALENVEEELMSRDLNFGTLFSQDLKPAMF; this is encoded by the exons ATGGCCGGTCCAGAGCTCCTGCTGGACTCCAGTATTCGGTTGTGGGTCGTCCTGCCCATCGTCTTCATCACCTTCTTTGTCGGGATCATCCGTCACTACGTCACCCAGCTGCTccaaagtgacaaaaaggtcGACCTGGAGCAGGTTTCTGACAG cCAGGTGCTCCTGCGCAGCCGCATCCTCCGAGAGAATGGAAAGTACATCCCCCGACAG TCGTTCGCCATGAGGAAACATTACTTCAACAACACCGAGACCGGCTTCTTCAAGAAGGTCAAGAGGAAGGTCGTCCCCAAGAACCCcatgacag acaCCAGCATGCTGACCGACATGATGAAGGGGAACCTGACCAACGTCCTGCCCATGATTTTGATTGGCGGATGGATCAACTGGGCTTTTTCTGGATTCGTCATAA CCAAGGTGCCGTTCCCTCTGACTCTGAGGTTCAAGCCGATGTTACAGAGAGGGATCGACCTGCTGTCCCTGGATGCCTCCTg GGTGAGTTCGGCGTCCTGGTACTTCCTGAATGTGTTTGGACTGCGCAGCATGTACAGCCTCATCCTGGGACAGGACAACG CCGCCGACCAGTCTCGGATCATGCAGGACCAGATGACAGGCGCTGCCATGGCGATGCCCCCCGACCCCAACAAGGCTTTTAAG agtgagtGGGAGGCGCTGGAGATCGTTGAACACAAGTGGGCGCTGGAGaatgtggaggaggagctgatgtcCAGAGACCTCAACTTTGGGACACTCTTCAGCCAGGACCTGAAGCCGGCCATGTTCTAG